One part of the Leclercia sp. LSNIH1 genome encodes these proteins:
- the pgm gene encoding phosphoglucomutase (alpha-D-glucose-1,6-bisphosphate-dependent) — MANHNRAGQPAQQSDLINVAQLTAQYYVLKPEVGNAEHAVKFGTSGHRGSAVRHSFNEPHILAIAQAIAEERAKNGVTGPCYVGKDTHALSEPAFISVLEVLAANGVDVIIQENNGYTPTPAVSNAILVHNQKGGAQADGIVITPSHNPPEDGGIKYNPPNGGPADTNVTKVVEDRANALLADDLKGVKRISLDEAMASGHVKEQDLVQPFVEGLADIVDMAAIQKAGLKLGVDPLGGSGIEYWKRIAEHYKLDLTIVNDHVDQTFRFMHLDKDGAIRMDCSSECAMAGLLALRDKFDLAFANDPDYDRHGIVTPAGLMNPNHYLAVAINYLFQHRPQWGAEVAVGKTLVSSAMIDRVVNDLGRKLVEVPVGFKWFVDGLFDGSFGFGGEESAGASFLRFDGTPWSTDKDGIIMCLLAAEITAVTGKNPQEHYDELAARFGAPSYNRLQASASSAQKAALSKLSPDMVSASTLAGDPITARLTAAPGNGASIGGLKVMTENGWFAARPSGTEDAYKIYCESFLGAEHRQQIEKEAVEIVSEVLKNA; from the coding sequence ATGGCAAATCACAATCGTGCGGGTCAACCTGCACAACAGAGCGATTTGATTAACGTCGCCCAGCTTACCGCACAGTATTACGTGCTGAAGCCGGAAGTGGGCAACGCAGAACACGCAGTTAAGTTTGGTACATCCGGGCACCGCGGCAGTGCGGTACGCCATAGCTTCAACGAGCCGCATATTCTGGCCATTGCTCAGGCCATCGCGGAAGAGCGTGCCAAAAACGGCGTCACCGGTCCGTGTTACGTGGGTAAGGATACACACGCCCTGTCAGAGCCAGCGTTTATCTCCGTACTGGAGGTGCTGGCGGCCAACGGCGTGGATGTCATCATTCAGGAAAACAACGGCTATACGCCGACCCCTGCCGTTTCTAACGCCATCCTGGTGCATAACCAGAAGGGCGGCGCGCAGGCTGACGGCATTGTGATCACGCCGTCCCACAACCCGCCAGAAGATGGCGGCATCAAATACAACCCACCCAACGGCGGCCCGGCTGACACTAACGTCACGAAAGTGGTGGAAGATCGCGCCAACGCGCTGCTGGCTGATGACCTGAAAGGCGTGAAGCGCATCTCTCTGGACGAGGCGATGGCCTCCGGCCACGTGAAAGAGCAGGATCTGGTGCAGCCTTTCGTTGAAGGACTGGCAGATATCGTCGACATGGCGGCGATCCAGAAAGCGGGTCTTAAGCTGGGCGTCGACCCGCTGGGCGGTTCCGGTATTGAATACTGGAAGCGTATTGCGGAGCACTACAAGCTGGATCTGACCATCGTTAACGATCATGTCGATCAGACCTTCCGCTTTATGCACCTGGATAAAGATGGTGCAATCCGTATGGACTGCTCCTCCGAGTGTGCGATGGCTGGCCTGCTGGCGCTGCGCGACAAGTTCGACCTCGCCTTTGCCAACGACCCGGATTACGACCGTCATGGTATCGTCACGCCTGCGGGCCTGATGAATCCAAACCACTATCTGGCGGTGGCGATCAACTACCTGTTCCAGCATCGTCCTCAGTGGGGGGCAGAGGTTGCCGTCGGTAAAACCCTCGTCTCCTCCGCAATGATCGACCGTGTGGTTAACGACCTGGGCCGTAAGCTGGTGGAAGTGCCGGTGGGCTTTAAGTGGTTTGTAGACGGTCTGTTCGACGGCAGCTTCGGCTTTGGCGGCGAAGAGAGCGCGGGTGCCTCCTTCCTGCGCTTCGACGGTACGCCGTGGTCTACCGACAAAGACGGTATCATCATGTGCCTGCTGGCGGCGGAGATCACTGCCGTCACCGGTAAGAACCCGCAGGAGCACTACGATGAGCTGGCCGCCCGTTTCGGTGCGCCGAGCTACAACCGTCTCCAGGCCTCTGCCTCCTCTGCCCAGAAAGCGGCGCTCTCTAAGCTCTCACCTGACATGGTCAGTGCCAGCACCCTGGCAGGCGACCCGATCACCGCCCGTCTGACGGCGGCACCGGGCAATGGTGCCTCTATCGGCGGTCTGAAGGTGATGACCGAGAACGGCTGGTTCGCGGCGCGTCCATCCGGTACGGAAGATGCTTACAAGATTTACTGCGAAAGCTTCCTCGGTGCGGAACACCGCCAGCAGATTGAGAAAGAAGCGGTAGAGATTGTCAGCGAAGTGCTGAAAAACGCATAA
- the potE gene encoding putrescine-ornithine antiporter, whose product MSKSNKMGVVQLTILTMVNMMGSGIIMLPTKLAEVGTISIISWLVTAVGSMALAWAFAKCGMFSRKSGGMGGYAEYAFGKSGNFMANYTYGVSLLIANVAIAISAVGYGTELFGATLSPVQIGLATIGVLWICTVANFGGARITGQLSSITVWGVIIPVVGLCIIGWFWFSPTLYANSWNPHHVPFFTAVGSSIAMTLWAFLGLESACANAEVVDNPEKNVPIAVLGGTLGAAVIYIVSTNVIAGIVPNMDLATSTAPFGLAFAQMFTPEVGKVIMGLMVMSCCGSLLGWQFTIAQVFKTSADAGYFPKIFSRVTKADAPVQGMLAIVIFQSGLSLMTISPSLNSQFNVLVNLAVVTNIIPYILSMAALVIIQKVAKVDPGKAKIANIVALVGAIYSFYALYSSGEEAMLYGAMVTFMGWTLYGLVSPRFELKNKMS is encoded by the coding sequence ATGAGTAAATCCAACAAAATGGGCGTCGTGCAGCTCACCATTCTCACTATGGTCAACATGATGGGATCGGGCATTATCATGCTGCCGACCAAACTCGCGGAAGTGGGAACGATCTCAATTATCTCCTGGCTGGTGACGGCGGTGGGATCGATGGCGCTGGCGTGGGCTTTTGCCAAGTGCGGGATGTTCAGCCGCAAGTCAGGCGGGATGGGCGGTTACGCCGAGTATGCCTTCGGTAAGTCAGGCAACTTTATGGCCAACTATACCTACGGCGTGTCGCTGCTGATCGCCAACGTCGCGATTGCGATTTCAGCGGTGGGCTACGGCACCGAGCTGTTTGGTGCCACGCTCAGTCCGGTGCAAATTGGGCTGGCGACCATCGGCGTACTGTGGATCTGCACCGTGGCCAACTTTGGCGGGGCGCGCATCACGGGTCAGTTAAGTAGTATCACCGTCTGGGGTGTCATTATCCCGGTTGTCGGGCTGTGCATCATTGGCTGGTTCTGGTTTAGCCCAACGCTGTATGCCAACTCCTGGAATCCCCATCATGTGCCGTTCTTCACCGCGGTGGGCTCCTCCATCGCCATGACGTTATGGGCCTTTCTCGGGTTGGAATCCGCGTGTGCTAACGCTGAAGTGGTGGATAATCCTGAAAAGAACGTCCCCATTGCGGTACTGGGCGGCACCCTGGGTGCGGCGGTGATCTACATTGTCTCCACTAACGTGATTGCCGGAATCGTACCGAACATGGATCTGGCGACCTCCACCGCACCGTTCGGGTTGGCCTTCGCCCAGATGTTCACGCCGGAAGTCGGGAAAGTGATCATGGGTCTGATGGTTATGTCCTGCTGTGGCTCGCTCCTCGGCTGGCAGTTCACCATCGCACAGGTGTTCAAAACATCAGCGGATGCTGGTTACTTCCCGAAAATCTTCTCCCGCGTAACCAAAGCGGATGCGCCGGTACAGGGCATGCTGGCGATTGTGATTTTCCAGAGCGGTCTGTCGTTGATGACCATTAGTCCATCGCTGAACAGCCAGTTTAACGTGCTGGTCAATCTGGCCGTTGTGACCAACATCATCCCCTACATTCTGTCGATGGCGGCACTGGTGATCATTCAGAAGGTGGCAAAAGTTGACCCGGGCAAGGCGAAAATCGCCAATATCGTGGCGCTGGTGGGAGCGATTTACAGCTTCTATGCGCTTTACTCTTCTGGCGAAGAAGCGATGCTGTACGGTGCTATGGTGACCTTTATGGGCTGGACGCTCTACGGGCTGGTTTCACCGCGCTTTGAACTGAAGAACAAAATGAGCTGA
- the speF gene encoding ornithine decarboxylase SpeF, whose product MKTLKIATSRTCPHCFTTTRDMVDVNDSDYIDVAAVVLAVSDISNGTIEKIDATGFNIPVFISTHKEEIVPAEFLSRIQGVFECTDNCNDFYGRQLEAAAQKYETQLRPPFFRALVDYVKQGNSAFDCPGHQGGQFFRRHPAGNQFVDFFGETLFRADLCNADVAMGDLLIHEGAPCTAQQHAAKVFNADKTYFVLNGTSSSNKVVLNALLTPGDLVLFDRNNHKSNHHGALLQAGATPVYLETARNPYGFIGGIDAHCFEERYLRERIAEVAPGRARDQRPFRLAVIQLGTYDGTIYNARQVVDKIGHLCDYILFDSAWVGYEQFIPMMADCSPLLLELNENDPGILVTQSVHKQQAGFSQTSQIHKKDRHIKGQPRYVPHKRLNNAFMMHASTSPFYPLFAALDINARMHEGQSGRNMWMDCVVNGIEVRKLILQNCQFIRPFVPETVDGRPWESASTADIATNLRFFHFVPGEQWHAFEGYAEHQYFIDPCKLLLTTPGINARTGEYEDFGVPATILANFLRENGIVPEKCDLNSILFLLTPAEDMGKLQQLVAQLVRFERLLQTDAPLKEVLPSICKQYPERYAGYTLRQICLEMHELYARHNVKQLQKEMFRKAYFPRVMMNPQEANIAYLRGEVELVSLHDAEGRIAAEGALPYPPGVLCVVPGEVWGGSVLRYFAALEEGINLLPGFAPELQGVYVEECDGRKQVRCYVIKQPAAQPVLLKGEKL is encoded by the coding sequence ATGAAAACGTTAAAAATTGCCACCAGCCGCACCTGCCCGCACTGCTTTACCACGACCCGCGATATGGTGGACGTGAACGACTCGGATTATATTGATGTCGCCGCAGTAGTCCTGGCGGTGAGCGATATTTCCAATGGTACTATAGAAAAAATAGATGCCACGGGGTTCAATATTCCCGTTTTTATTTCCACGCATAAAGAAGAGATTGTTCCGGCAGAGTTTTTATCGCGTATCCAGGGCGTTTTTGAATGTACCGATAACTGCAATGACTTCTACGGACGCCAGCTGGAAGCAGCTGCGCAGAAGTATGAAACCCAGCTGCGTCCCCCCTTCTTCCGCGCGCTGGTAGATTATGTTAAGCAAGGCAACAGCGCTTTTGACTGCCCGGGACATCAGGGTGGACAGTTCTTCCGCCGCCACCCTGCGGGAAATCAATTTGTCGATTTCTTTGGCGAAACGCTGTTCCGCGCCGACCTGTGCAATGCTGACGTGGCAATGGGCGATCTGCTGATCCACGAAGGCGCGCCGTGTACTGCTCAACAGCATGCGGCGAAAGTCTTTAATGCCGATAAAACCTACTTCGTACTGAACGGAACCTCTTCGTCTAATAAGGTCGTGCTGAACGCCCTGCTCACACCGGGCGATCTGGTGCTGTTCGACCGTAATAACCATAAATCTAACCATCACGGGGCACTGTTACAGGCGGGCGCTACGCCGGTTTATCTGGAAACTGCACGAAACCCGTACGGCTTTATCGGCGGTATTGACGCACACTGTTTTGAAGAGCGTTATCTGCGCGAACGGATCGCCGAGGTTGCGCCAGGCCGTGCCCGCGACCAGCGTCCGTTCCGCCTGGCGGTGATCCAGTTGGGCACTTACGATGGCACCATCTATAACGCCCGCCAGGTCGTGGATAAGATTGGTCACCTGTGCGATTACATTCTCTTTGATTCTGCCTGGGTGGGGTACGAGCAGTTCATTCCGATGATGGCGGACTGCTCTCCGCTGCTGCTGGAACTGAACGAGAACGACCCTGGGATCCTGGTTACCCAGTCGGTGCATAAGCAGCAGGCAGGCTTCTCGCAGACCTCGCAGATCCACAAGAAAGACCGGCATATCAAAGGCCAGCCGCGCTATGTTCCGCATAAACGGCTTAACAACGCTTTTATGATGCACGCTTCCACCAGCCCCTTCTATCCGCTGTTTGCCGCGCTGGATATCAACGCCCGTATGCATGAGGGCCAGAGCGGCCGCAATATGTGGATGGATTGCGTGGTGAACGGCATCGAGGTGCGCAAGCTGATCCTGCAAAACTGTCAGTTTATCCGTCCCTTCGTACCGGAAACGGTAGATGGGCGTCCGTGGGAAAGCGCCAGCACCGCCGACATCGCCACCAACCTGCGCTTCTTCCACTTTGTTCCGGGTGAGCAATGGCACGCTTTTGAAGGCTACGCCGAGCACCAGTACTTTATCGATCCGTGCAAGCTGCTGCTAACCACCCCGGGCATCAATGCGCGCACCGGGGAGTATGAGGATTTCGGCGTGCCGGCCACCATTCTGGCTAACTTCCTGCGTGAAAATGGCATCGTCCCGGAAAAATGCGATCTCAACTCAATTCTCTTCCTGCTTACGCCAGCAGAGGACATGGGCAAACTGCAGCAGCTTGTCGCCCAGCTTGTGCGCTTCGAGAGACTGCTCCAGACCGATGCCCCGTTGAAAGAGGTTCTGCCATCCATCTGCAAACAGTACCCGGAACGCTATGCCGGTTACACCCTGCGCCAGATTTGCCTGGAGATGCATGAACTTTATGCCCGCCATAACGTGAAGCAACTGCAGAAAGAGATGTTCCGTAAGGCGTATTTCCCGCGGGTGATGATGAACCCACAAGAGGCGAACATTGCCTATCTGCGTGGCGAAGTCGAACTGGTCTCGCTGCACGACGCGGAAGGCCGGATTGCCGCCGAAGGGGCGCTCCCCTATCCACCGGGGGTGCTGTGCGTGGTCCCGGGCGAAGTATGGGGCGGTTCCGTGCTGCGCTACTTTGCCGCGCTTGAAGAGGGGATCAACCTGCTGCCGGGCTTTGCACCGGAGTTACAGGGGGTGTACGTCGAGGAGTGTGACGGTCGCAAACAGGTGCGCTGCTACGTCATCAAACAACCTGCCGCTCAGCCTGTGCTGCTGAAAGGAGAAAAATTATGA
- the speFL gene encoding leader peptide SpeFL: MENNNRFMPHIRRVTHIMKFAHRNCFDFHLFNAR, encoded by the coding sequence ATGGAAAATAACAACCGTTTTATGCCTCATATAAGGCGGGTAACGCATATAATGAAGTTTGCCCACCGCAACTGCTTTGACTTTCATCTCTTTAACGCCCGGTAG
- the kdpE gene encoding two-component system response regulator KdpE, which yields MINVLIVEDELAISRFLRAALEGEGLRVHDAGTLQRGLIEAATRKPDLVILDLGLPDGDGLDFIREVRQWSQMPIIVLSARLEETDKIAALDAGADDYLSKPFGIGELQARLRVALRRHATTAPVDPVYTFSDIRVDLASRRIQRGEAEIHLTPIEFRLLAVLLNNHGKVLTQRQLLSQVWGPNAVEHSHYLRIYMGHLRQKLETDPARPRHLLTETGIGYRFML from the coding sequence GTGATTAACGTCCTGATTGTTGAAGATGAACTCGCCATCAGTCGTTTTCTGCGTGCCGCGCTGGAAGGTGAAGGGTTGCGCGTTCACGATGCCGGGACGCTACAGCGAGGCCTGATTGAAGCCGCCACCCGCAAGCCGGACCTGGTGATCCTCGATTTGGGCCTGCCGGACGGCGACGGCCTCGACTTTATCCGGGAGGTGCGCCAGTGGAGCCAGATGCCGATCATCGTGCTCTCCGCCCGTCTGGAGGAGACCGACAAAATTGCCGCACTCGATGCTGGTGCCGACGACTATCTCAGTAAGCCGTTTGGCATTGGCGAACTGCAGGCGCGTCTGCGCGTCGCCCTTCGCCGCCACGCGACCACCGCCCCCGTCGACCCGGTGTATACCTTTTCGGATATTCGTGTCGATCTGGCCTCGCGCCGCATTCAACGCGGTGAGGCTGAAATCCACCTGACCCCCATCGAGTTCCGCCTGCTGGCGGTCCTGCTCAACAATCACGGCAAAGTTCTTACCCAGCGCCAGCTGTTAAGTCAGGTCTGGGGACCGAATGCGGTGGAGCATAGTCACTACCTGCGCATATATATGGGGCACCTTCGCCAGAAACTCGAAACGGATCCCGCGCGCCCGCGCCATTTATTAACGGAAACCGGTATCGGTTATCGGTTTATGCTGTGA
- the kdpD gene encoding two-component system sensor histidine kinase KdpD — translation MIDEPLRPDPDKLLEQAAWPHRGKLKIFFGACAGVGKTFAMLSEAQRLRAQGLDILIGVVETHGRQETAALLAGLATQPPRRIHHRGRLVTEFDLDAALARRPALILMDELAHTNAPGSRHPKRWQDVEELLDAGIDVFTTVNVQHLESLNDVVSGVTGIQVRETVPDPFFDAADEVVLVDLPPDDLRQRLHEGKVYIAGQAERAIEHFFRKGNLIALRELALRRTADRVDDQMRAWRDRQGQEKVWHTRDAILLCIGHGSGNEKLVRTAARLAAKFGSVWHAVYVETPQLHRLPENQRRAILGALRLAQELGAETATLAEQAEEKAILRYAREHNLGKIVIGRRTRRRGFSRESFADKLAQRAPDLDLLIVALDDKPAALPARTPDNRAFSDKWRIQLRGCLVAVLLCALITFVASQWLPGFDAANLVMIYLLGVVIVALFYGRWPSVLATVINVISFDLFFIAPRGTLAVSDVQYVLTFAVMLAVGLLIGNLTAGVRYQARIARYREQRTRQLYEMSKALAVGRAPQDIVQTSQQFIHSTFNARSLILLPDREGKLAPLTPASGITPWDEAIAHWSFDKGQPAGAGTDTLPGVPYQVLPLQRQGVLIVEPANLRQLMIPEQQRLLETFTLLVASALERLALTASEEQARLASERESIRNSLLAALSHDLRTPLTVLFGQSEILTLDLAAEGSRHAIQASEIRQHVLNTTRLVNNLLDMARIQSGGFNLKKEWLTLEEVIGSALKTLEPGLGGRHIALAMSDPLALIHVDGPLFERVLINLLENAAKYAGSKAQIGIDASVTPDQLQLEVWDSGPGIPAGQEEAIFDKFARGNKESAIPGVGLGLAICQAIVEVHGGTITAHNRPGGGAGFCVTLPLDAPPELNDFPEDL, via the coding sequence ATGATTGACGAGCCTCTGCGCCCGGACCCGGACAAACTGCTGGAACAGGCCGCCTGGCCCCATCGCGGTAAGCTGAAAATTTTCTTCGGCGCCTGCGCGGGCGTCGGCAAGACCTTCGCCATGCTCAGTGAAGCCCAGCGTCTGCGCGCCCAGGGGCTCGATATTCTCATCGGTGTCGTGGAAACCCACGGTCGCCAGGAGACCGCCGCGCTGCTGGCGGGGCTGGCAACCCAGCCGCCGCGCCGCATTCATCATCGTGGGCGTCTGGTAACGGAATTCGATCTCGACGCCGCCCTCGCCCGCCGTCCGGCACTGATCCTGATGGACGAGCTGGCGCACACCAATGCCCCGGGCTCGCGTCATCCCAAACGCTGGCAGGATGTCGAGGAGCTGCTGGACGCCGGAATTGATGTTTTCACCACCGTCAACGTCCAGCATCTGGAGAGCCTCAACGACGTGGTCAGCGGCGTGACCGGTATTCAGGTGCGGGAGACCGTCCCGGATCCCTTCTTCGACGCGGCGGACGAGGTGGTGCTGGTGGATCTCCCCCCGGACGATCTGCGCCAGCGACTGCATGAGGGCAAAGTCTATATCGCCGGGCAGGCTGAGCGGGCCATCGAGCACTTCTTCCGTAAAGGCAATTTGATCGCCCTGCGCGAGCTGGCTCTGCGCCGCACCGCCGACCGGGTGGACGATCAGATGCGGGCCTGGCGCGACCGCCAGGGTCAGGAGAAGGTGTGGCATACCCGCGATGCGATTTTGCTCTGCATCGGCCACGGCAGCGGCAACGAGAAGCTGGTGCGCACCGCCGCGCGTCTGGCGGCAAAATTTGGCAGCGTCTGGCATGCGGTCTACGTGGAGACGCCGCAGCTGCACCGTCTGCCGGAGAACCAGCGCCGCGCCATTCTTGGCGCCCTGCGTCTGGCGCAGGAGCTCGGGGCCGAAACCGCCACCCTGGCCGAGCAGGCGGAAGAGAAAGCCATCCTGCGCTACGCCCGGGAGCATAACCTCGGCAAAATTGTTATCGGCAGGCGCACCCGTCGCCGCGGGTTTAGCCGGGAGAGCTTTGCCGACAAGCTGGCACAGCGCGCCCCCGACCTCGATCTGCTGATCGTCGCGCTGGACGACAAACCGGCCGCCCTGCCCGCCAGAACCCCGGACAACCGGGCATTCAGCGACAAATGGCGGATCCAGCTGCGCGGCTGTCTGGTGGCGGTGCTGCTCTGCGCGCTGATCACCTTTGTTGCCAGCCAGTGGCTACCCGGCTTCGATGCCGCCAACCTGGTGATGATTTACCTGCTGGGTGTGGTGATTGTGGCCCTGTTTTACGGCCGCTGGCCCTCGGTGCTGGCGACGGTAATCAACGTCATCAGCTTCGATCTCTTTTTTATCGCCCCGCGCGGCACCCTGGCGGTGTCGGATGTGCAGTACGTCCTCACCTTCGCCGTGATGCTGGCGGTAGGTTTGCTTATCGGCAACCTGACGGCGGGGGTGCGCTATCAGGCGCGGATCGCCCGTTACCGCGAGCAACGCACCCGCCAACTGTATGAGATGTCGAAGGCGCTGGCGGTGGGCCGCGCACCGCAGGATATCGTCCAGACCAGCCAGCAGTTTATTCACTCCACCTTTAACGCCCGCAGCCTGATCCTGCTCCCGGATCGCGAAGGCAAACTCGCCCCCCTCACCCCGGCTTCGGGCATCACGCCGTGGGATGAGGCCATTGCCCACTGGAGCTTTGATAAAGGCCAGCCTGCGGGAGCAGGCACCGACACGCTCCCGGGTGTACCCTATCAGGTCCTGCCGTTGCAGCGTCAGGGGGTACTGATTGTCGAGCCGGCTAACCTGCGTCAGCTGATGATCCCCGAGCAGCAGCGGCTGCTGGAGACCTTTACCCTGCTGGTGGCGAGCGCGCTGGAGCGGCTGGCGCTCACCGCCAGCGAAGAACAGGCGCGGTTAGCCAGCGAGCGGGAGAGCATTCGCAATTCGCTGCTGGCCGCCCTCTCCCACGATCTGCGCACGCCGCTGACGGTGCTGTTCGGTCAGTCGGAGATCCTGACCCTCGACCTGGCGGCAGAAGGCTCCCGCCACGCTATCCAGGCCAGCGAGATCCGCCAGCACGTGCTGAACACCACCCGGCTGGTGAACAACCTGCTGGATATGGCGCGGATCCAGTCCGGCGGCTTTAACCTGAAAAAAGAGTGGCTGACGCTGGAAGAGGTGATCGGCAGCGCCTTAAAAACCCTGGAGCCGGGGCTGGGTGGCCGGCATATCGCGCTCGCGATGTCCGATCCCCTGGCGTTGATCCATGTGGATGGCCCGCTGTTCGAGCGGGTGCTGATTAATCTGCTGGAGAACGCCGCGAAATATGCGGGCAGCAAAGCGCAAATCGGCATTGACGCCAGCGTCACCCCGGACCAGCTCCAGCTGGAAGTCTGGGATAGCGGCCCGGGCATTCCGGCGGGTCAGGAAGAGGCTATCTTTGATAAATTCGCCCGCGGAAATAAGGAGTCCGCCATTCCCGGCGTCGGGCTGGGGCTGGCGATCTGCCAGGCGATTGTGGAGGTACACGGCGGCACCATTACCGCCCATAATCGCCCCGGAGGGGGGGCCGGTTTTTGTGTTACACTGCCGCTTGATGCCCCACCCGAGCTGAATGACTTTCCAGAGGATTTGTGA
- the kdpC gene encoding potassium-transporting ATPase subunit KdpC encodes MAMLRPAILLFILLALITGGLYPLVTTALGQWWFTDQANGSLIYQQGEIRGSRLIGQNFTAAGYFHGRPSATAESPYNPMASGGSNLAGSNPELDDAVRARVAALRAANPQASPAVPVELVTASGSGLDYSLTPQAVAWQIPRVALARQLSAEQLSQLVAAHTQKPLFSATGNPVVNIVELNLALDALRKE; translated from the coding sequence ATGGCTATGTTACGTCCCGCTATACTGTTGTTTATTCTGCTGGCCCTGATAACCGGCGGGCTCTATCCGCTGGTGACCACCGCGCTGGGTCAGTGGTGGTTTACCGACCAGGCCAACGGATCGCTTATCTACCAGCAGGGGGAGATCCGCGGTTCCCGGCTAATTGGACAGAACTTTACCGCGGCGGGTTACTTTCACGGGCGTCCTTCCGCTACGGCTGAGAGCCCGTATAATCCCATGGCCTCGGGCGGCAGCAATCTGGCGGGCAGCAACCCTGAGCTGGATGACGCCGTTCGCGCCCGCGTGGCGGCTCTGCGTGCAGCCAACCCGCAGGCGAGCCCGGCAGTGCCGGTTGAACTGGTGACCGCCTCAGGCAGCGGGCTGGACTACAGCCTGACGCCGCAGGCCGTCGCCTGGCAGATCCCACGGGTGGCTCTGGCGCGTCAGCTCAGCGCCGAACAGCTCAGCCAGCTGGTGGCCGCCCATACGCAAAAGCCATTATTCAGCGCGACGGGCAATCCAGTGGTCAATATTGTTGAATTGAATCTGGCGCTGGACGCGCTAAGGAAAGAGTAA